GATCGCGCACTATGAGCGGCCCTTCTGGCGAGATCGCGGCCTGTCCGGCACGGTCCTCCTCCCCCACGGGCCGGCCGGCTTGGCCACCGACATCTCCCCGCCGAGCGGCGGAGGGCGCCTCTGTCTCATCGCCGCCGGACGGGATGCCGATCACCTCCGCGGGCTCTCCGATGCGGTCCGCCACCGCCGCGTTCTCGAGGCACTCGTCCCCGTGCTCGGCGACGAGACGTTGCGCCCCCTCGATGTCGTGGGGAAGGACTGGACCGACGACCCGTGGATCCGCGGCGGCTACAGCTCGATTCCGTCGCCCGGCTCGTCGGTCCCACCGGTGTCCTTCCATCCGCGAGGCCACGTGCACTGGGCCGGCACCGAGACGGCGACCGAGTGGTCGGGTTACATGGAGGGCGCCGTGCGCTCGGGAGAGCGCGCCGCCGACGAGATCGTCGCAGCGACGCGTCAGTCGAGGAAGATGTCGGGGAAGAGCTCGTAGTCGGGAGTTCCCGGCACCGCCGCGTAGCGCGAGAAGTCGGTCACACCGGCGGCTTCGAGCACGTCTTCGACGATGAGCGTCTGTCCGGTGTAGTCCCGCGACGGCTTCGTCAGCACCTCGTACGCGGCGTCGGCGTAGATCTCGGGCGTGCGGCTGGCCCGCATCATCCGGTCTCCCCCGAGGGCGAACTGCACCGCGGCCGTGGCGATCGTGGTACGCGGCCACAGCGTGTTCGCCGCGATCCCCGCCTCGGCGAACTCCGCGGCGAAGCCGAGGGTCGCCATCGTCATGCCGTACTTCGCCAGCGTGTAGCCGGTGTGCGCGCCGAGCCAGCGCGGGCTGAGGTTCAACGGCGGCGAGAGCGACAGGATGTGGGGGTTGGCCGCCTCGCGCAGAATCGGCACCGCCGCCCGCGAGAGCATGAAGGTGCCACGGACGTTGACGTCCTGCATGAGGTCGTACTTCTTCGCCGCGAGGTCGAGCGAGGGCGACAGGTCGATCACGCTGGCGTTGTTGATCACGATGTCGATGCCGTCGAACTCGCCCTGGGTCTTCAGCACCGCCTCGGTGATGTCATCGTCGTTACGCACGTCGCCGACGATCGGCAAAGCCCGCCCGCCGGCCTCTTCGATCGCGGCCGCCGCGGTGTGCACGGTGCCCTCGAGCTTCGGGTGCGGGGTGTCGGTCTTGGCCAGCAGCGCGATGTTCGCGCCGTCGCGCGCCGCGCGCAGCGCGATCGCGAGGCCGATCCCGCGGCTGCCGCCCGAGATGAGGATGGTCTTTCCGGCGAGGGTCATCGGGTCTCCTCCGAGCGGGATCGTGAACGGGATGCTGCGGCGAAGGCCGCGACGCGGGTGCGCGCCTCGTCGGTGGCGAACCGGGCGCCGATCGTGGCGGCCTCGTCGTCGAGGTTCGCCTCGAAGGGGCGATCCGCCCCCTGCCGGACCAGGCGCTTGGCCTGCCCGAAGGCTGCGGTCGCGCCGTCGATCCAGGTGCGGGCGATCGCCTCGGCCCGGGCGGCCAGCTCGGCGGCGGGCACGACCTCGGCGACGAGACCCCAATCGAGTGCCTCCTCCGCAGTGAGCGTGCGGTCCTGGAGCAGCAGCTGCAGGGCACGCCGTTGGCCGACCGCCGCCGGCAGCAGCGTCGTCACCCCGAGGTCGGGGGTGAGCCCGATGTTGGCGTAGCGGCTGACGAAGCGCGCCGCGTCGGTGGCCACGATGTAGTCGGCGGTGAGCATGAGCCCGAGGCCCCCGCCGGCCACGGCGCCCTGCACGGCGGCGACGATGGGTGTGTCCGACAGAGCAAGGGTGCGGATGCCGTCGTGAATCACGTGGGCGCTGGCGGTGACGTCGTCACCGGAAGCCCCGCTGGTCGACATCGCCACCACGTCGCCGCCCGCGCAGAAGGCGGGCCCCGCGGCATCCAGGATCACCGCTCCGATCGCGGGGTCGTCGGCCACCCGGTGGGCGATCTCGCGCCAGCGTTCGGCCATCGCGAAGTCCATCGCGTTCAACCGCGCCGGGCGGTTGAAGGTGAC
The Microbacterium sp. SLBN-154 DNA segment above includes these coding regions:
- a CDS encoding SDR family oxidoreductase yields the protein MTLAGKTILISGGSRGIGLAIALRAARDGANIALLAKTDTPHPKLEGTVHTAAAAIEEAGGRALPIVGDVRNDDDITEAVLKTQGEFDGIDIVINNASVIDLSPSLDLAAKKYDLMQDVNVRGTFMLSRAAVPILREAANPHILSLSPPLNLSPRWLGAHTGYTLAKYGMTMATLGFAAEFAEAGIAANTLWPRTTIATAAVQFALGGDRMMRASRTPEIYADAAYEVLTKPSRDYTGQTLIVEDVLEAAGVTDFSRYAAVPGTPDYELFPDIFLD
- a CDS encoding enoyl-CoA hydratase/isomerase family protein; this encodes MTGVVEDSILLAVADDGLARVTFNRPARLNAMDFAMAERWREIAHRVADDPAIGAVILDAAGPAFCAGGDVVAMSTSGASGDDVTASAHVIHDGIRTLALSDTPIVAAVQGAVAGGGLGLMLTADYIVATDAARFVSRYANIGLTPDLGVTTLLPAAVGQRRALQLLLQDRTLTAEEALDWGLVAEVVPAAELAARAEAIARTWIDGATAAFGQAKRLVRQGADRPFEANLDDEAATIGARFATDEARTRVAAFAAASRSRSRSEETR